The region GATATATGTGGCGGCATTGTTGTTCGATACAAGCCCTGACAGTATTCTAAAAGAACTGGGCGGCCGGGATGATGAACTCAACGGAGATTTTTTTGAACTGAGTTTTGACACTTACAATATGCAATCCGACGCTTATACTTTTGGCGTTTATGCATCGGGCGTACAATTCGACAGCCGCGAAGAAGACGATACGTATGACGGTGTCTGGAAAAGCGCCGTGAAAATAACAGATAAGGGATGGATGATTGAGCTGATGATTCCCTTTTCGGCTATTCGGTTTCCTGCAGTAAAGGAACAAGTCTGGGGACTGGAAATAATCCGAAGCATAAGGCGACATCGGGAACACGACTACTGGGCATTGCCCGTGAAAGGTGCGTCGAACGAAATGGTTTATTGGGGAAAGCTGAAGGGTATTACCGGAATAACGGCGCCTTTAAGGCTTTCAGTTACACCATACATTTCTGTTTACGGTGATCACTTCCCATATAATATTCCCGACAAAAGCAATTACTCCTATTCTTTCAGCGGAGGCCTGGATTTAAAATACGGCCTGAACGAAAGTTATACACTAGATATGACGTTGCTGCCAGACTTCAGCCAGGTGCAGTCGGATTATGATGTTAAAAATATCAGCGCATTTGAAACCGTTTATGATGAAAACAGACCTTTTTTTAACGAAGCGGTTGATTTGTTTGAAAAAGGCGACCTGTTCTATTCCCGGCGTATAGGTAAGGAACCCCAAGGATATAACGACATTTACGACTCCTTGTCCGAGGGTTCAAATGTTATAAAGAATCCATCTCAGGCAAAACTGATTAATGCAACAAAATTATCGGGACGCAGCCGCAAAGGCACGGCCATTGGATTTTTAAATGCACTTACCCGTAACACTTATGCTGAAATCGAAGACTCGGCGGGTAATTCATACGCCCTGCTTACGGAACCGCTGACAAATTATAATATTCTTGTTTTTGATCAGGTTTTTAAGAATAATTCCGATGTGTATATTACGAATTCAAGCGTAATCCGCGATAAAAAATATAACGATGCCAATGTAACTGCGGCAGGCATTACACTTCATAACCGATCTATTACATGGCAATTCGGGGCATCGGGAGCACTCAGCCAGATACTGGAGAATGCGGGCACAAAAAGTTTTAATGACCGAACCGGATATCAATACAGTCTGAATTTCGGAAAGGTAAAAGGAAACTTCCATTTCATGCTGACGCGCTCAACCATTAATGATACTTATAACGACAACGATCTTGGGCTTACACTGATGAATAATCAGACGACCAACAATCTTGCGTTAAGCTATTCAATCTATGAACCCTTCTGGAAATGCAGAGATTTCAACGTTTCTATGAATATCAAACATATTGAGAACTTCCGAACAAAGTATCTGGAAGATATTGAAATAAGCATTTCAAATTACGAAACCTTATTGAATTATCTGTCCGTTTGGGATGGTATCGGTGTGAGACCCCTTGATGTAAATGACTTTTATGAAGCACGCGTTCCCGGACGTGTTTATCTGGCACCGGCCTATTAT is a window of Bacteroidota bacterium DNA encoding:
- a CDS encoding DUF5916 domain-containing protein, producing the protein MQATRALSPPHIDGIIDDACWVNAQPTSSFTQHIPVYNVNPTQQSEVRIVYDDNAIYVAALLFDTSPDSILKELGGRDDELNGDFFELSFDTYNMQSDAYTFGVYASGVQFDSREEDDTYDGVWKSAVKITDKGWMIELMIPFSAIRFPAVKEQVWGLEIIRSIRRHREHDYWALPVKGASNEMVYWGKLKGITGITAPLRLSVTPYISVYGDHFPYNIPDKSNYSYSFSGGLDLKYGLNESYTLDMTLLPDFSQVQSDYDVKNISAFETVYDENRPFFNEAVDLFEKGDLFYSRRIGKEPQGYNDIYDSLSEGSNVIKNPSQAKLINATKLSGRSRKGTAIGFLNALTRNTYAEIEDSAGNSYALLTEPLTNYNILVFDQVFKNNSDVYITNSSVIRDKKYNDANVTAAGITLHNRSITWQFGASGALSQILENAGTKSFNDRTGYQYSLNFGKVKGNFHFMLTRSTINDTYNDNDLGLTLMNNQTTNNLALSYSIYEPFWKCRDFNVSMNIKHIENFRTKYLEDIEISISNYETLLNYLSVWDGIGVRPLDVNDFYEARVPGRVYLAPAYYYGTLGFSSDYRKTFALDFEGTYIGGINDALKIIEASLVPIVRASDKFMFKYHINGSFTMNDKGFAAIDSLNTINFGRRNITTLENLLEARYIFMNDLWIGINARHYWSMAQYDKFYELLPDGHLDNNTTYSGSHDFNFNAFNLDLQFSWQFAPGSNLSFVYKNIINNDETKARPAYFRNIGHTFESDQLNSISLKVLYYLDYSYLVKRKIK